One segment of Parvularcula sp. IMCC14364 DNA contains the following:
- a CDS encoding TonB-dependent siderophore receptor, with protein sequence MSVKQYSFILSTALYAALMTTSALATEMADEIIVEGKVHYSDKVNALRSPTPIIDVPQSLSIITADEIRSRGFLSIGEIIDYTPGVNTSQGEGHRDAIVFRGVRSTADFFLDGVRDDVQYYRPLYNLEQVEILRGPNALLFGRGGTGGILNRVTKKGVIGENFNSLEAGIDTFGAYDIAIDSNYAASETSALRLNAYYSELENHRDFYDGERVGINPTYKVEVSPATMLDLSYEYADHERFVDRGIPTGADGRPVEALQDIVFADPEGNFTQLEAHILRATLQHEFSDSLKGNLNAFYGDYDKLYQNFFATDYVEATNIVELDGYIDTTTRQNLILSGNLIGEFVTGDFSHTLITGAEYIDTASDQDRFNSLFSGSNDDKETFIATRPLAFSGGVGVNAAGNPTSNDFTVDLNDDTRVSIDIFSAYIQDEIEISEKLDLIIGARFDSFDIEVFNVPANETRTRTDEEVSPRFGLVYKPQENISLYGSYSESFLPRSGEQFANINGNNDALDPNTFTNSEVGLKWDFETGLSLTAAFFEIEQSSPQVADNDPATLDVIDSEITGFELQLRGTVTDKWYVSAGYSYLDGEQVDRSGPTGLRPRELPENTFSIWNNFLVTDRFGFGLGLTYQDETFIDNGNTAILPDYTRIDAAAYYEVTEDLRLRINIENLTDELYFPNAHSTHQASVGAPLNARFSVSKKF encoded by the coding sequence ATGTCAGTCAAACAGTACAGTTTCATCCTATCAACAGCGCTTTACGCAGCCTTGATGACGACGTCTGCGCTTGCCACTGAAATGGCAGATGAAATCATTGTTGAGGGTAAGGTTCATTACTCAGACAAGGTCAATGCCTTGAGAAGCCCGACACCGATCATCGACGTGCCGCAGAGCCTCTCAATCATCACAGCTGATGAAATCCGGTCCCGTGGTTTTCTCAGCATTGGCGAAATTATTGACTATACGCCGGGGGTGAACACCTCTCAGGGGGAAGGACACAGGGATGCTATTGTCTTTCGCGGTGTGCGCTCAACAGCCGACTTCTTTCTCGATGGGGTCCGGGATGATGTGCAGTATTATCGCCCGCTTTATAATCTGGAGCAGGTAGAAATCCTGCGTGGGCCCAATGCGCTGTTGTTCGGCCGCGGCGGCACAGGTGGCATTCTGAACCGCGTCACCAAAAAGGGTGTGATAGGCGAGAATTTCAACAGTCTTGAAGCCGGCATCGACACTTTCGGCGCGTATGATATTGCCATCGACAGTAATTACGCGGCGTCAGAAACATCTGCGTTGCGTTTGAACGCCTACTATTCCGAGTTGGAAAACCACCGTGATTTTTACGATGGCGAGCGCGTTGGCATCAACCCGACCTACAAAGTCGAGGTCAGCCCGGCGACGATGCTCGATCTTTCATACGAGTATGCTGACCATGAGCGTTTTGTGGACCGTGGTATTCCAACAGGCGCAGATGGTCGTCCGGTTGAAGCCTTGCAGGATATTGTTTTTGCGGATCCTGAAGGTAACTTTACTCAGCTTGAAGCACACATCCTGCGGGCGACGTTGCAACATGAGTTCTCTGATAGTCTCAAAGGCAATCTCAATGCCTTTTACGGCGACTATGACAAGCTGTATCAGAATTTCTTCGCCACAGACTATGTTGAAGCCACAAACATCGTCGAACTGGACGGTTACATCGATACAACTACCCGGCAAAACCTGATTCTGTCCGGTAATCTGATTGGTGAATTTGTTACCGGCGACTTCAGCCATACACTGATTACGGGGGCAGAATATATTGACACCGCCTCCGATCAGGATCGCTTCAATTCGCTCTTTAGTGGCTCAAACGATGATAAAGAAACATTCATCGCGACGCGACCTCTCGCATTCAGCGGAGGTGTCGGTGTCAACGCAGCAGGCAATCCTACCAGCAATGATTTTACGGTCGATCTGAATGACGATACGCGCGTTAGTATAGACATTTTTTCCGCCTATATTCAGGATGAAATAGAGATTTCCGAGAAACTGGACCTGATCATTGGGGCGCGGTTCGACAGTTTCGACATTGAAGTATTCAACGTTCCAGCCAATGAAACACGTACACGCACTGATGAGGAAGTCTCGCCGCGCTTCGGCCTCGTCTACAAGCCACAAGAGAATATTTCCTTATACGGTAGTTATAGTGAGTCCTTCCTGCCACGCAGCGGCGAACAGTTCGCCAATATCAACGGTAACAATGATGCGCTTGATCCCAATACGTTCACCAATAGTGAGGTTGGGCTCAAATGGGATTTCGAGACGGGACTGAGCCTGACCGCCGCCTTCTTTGAAATTGAACAGAGTTCACCGCAGGTTGCGGATAATGATCCGGCCACGCTAGATGTGATAGATTCCGAAATTACCGGTTTCGAGTTGCAACTGCGCGGCACGGTTACTGACAAGTGGTATGTCTCTGCTGGCTACAGCTATCTTGACGGTGAGCAGGTCGACCGTTCAGGGCCGACAGGTTTGCGTCCACGGGAGTTGCCTGAAAATACATTCTCGATCTGGAATAATTTTCTCGTCACGGACAGATTCGGGTTTGGTCTGGGTCTGACCTATCAGGATGAGACATTCATCGATAATGGGAACACAGCTATCTTGCCTGACTATACTCGCATTGATGCGGCTGCTTATTATGAGGTCACGGAAGACCTTCGCCTCCGTATCAATATCGAGAACTTGACCGACGAATTATATTTCCCCAATGCGCACAGCACACATCAGGCCAGCGTTGGCGCACCATTGAATGCCCGCTTCTCCGTGAGCAAGAAGTTCTAG
- a CDS encoding accessory factor UbiK family protein, translating into MQTQNPIFEQMAKAMTEAAGAADGVRREAETVMKSQLQRMLADSDLVQREEFEAVQEMAAKARAENDELRARLEALEARLAD; encoded by the coding sequence ATGCAAACTCAGAACCCGATTTTTGAACAGATGGCCAAGGCCATGACTGAAGCAGCTGGCGCGGCCGATGGTGTTCGGCGCGAGGCAGAGACTGTAATGAAGAGCCAGCTGCAGAGAATGCTTGCTGACAGTGATCTGGTGCAGCGGGAAGAGTTTGAAGCTGTGCAGGAAATGGCAGCGAAAGCCAGAGCCGAAAATGACGAGCTGCGTGCCCGCCTTGAGGCGCTGGAAGCCAGGCTGGCCGATTGA
- a CDS encoding YbjN domain-containing protein, with the protein MSLQVTTEVELNDPLDVIETVAAQSSMNVERVDATELHVNVDGMWRDIAVWFAWREDMRVLQMGAPLELKVPAVKTSEVCKLLAKVNERVWLGHFDLWSDDNGIVYRNGAVLSEMADFDQVQAEILIRGASEAFERFYPAFNYVIWGGKTAEEALEASLFEVQGTA; encoded by the coding sequence ATGTCCTTACAAGTCACAACAGAAGTTGAACTTAACGACCCCCTTGATGTCATCGAAACAGTCGCTGCCCAGTCGTCCATGAATGTTGAGCGGGTGGACGCTACAGAACTCCACGTCAATGTTGACGGGATGTGGCGCGATATTGCTGTCTGGTTTGCATGGCGGGAAGACATGCGCGTGCTGCAGATGGGCGCACCGCTTGAACTCAAAGTGCCTGCCGTCAAGACAAGTGAAGTTTGCAAGTTGCTGGCGAAAGTGAATGAGCGGGTCTGGCTTGGACATTTTGACCTGTGGTCAGATGACAATGGCATTGTTTACCGGAACGGGGCAGTCCTGTCAGAAATGGCTGACTTCGATCAGGTTCAGGCCGAGATCCTCATCCGCGGCGCATCAGAAGCATTCGAACGGTTTTATCCTGCGTTTAATTATGTCATCTGGGGCGGCAAAACCGCTGAAGAGGCACTGGAAGCGTCCCTGTTTGAAGTGCAGGGCACTGCCTGA
- the proC gene encoding pyrroline-5-carboxylate reductase, whose amino-acid sequence MTDKHAVLLIGAGSMGGAMLKGWLKAGLLDPEKSAVVDPNLPEDLAAQADGYGLSVNPVTDTSYDVCVIAVKPQLFPVVIPVLGWPDMAKTVYISIAAGKSIAATSLHLKEAGVEDASIIRVMPNLPVAVGEGISLLYAEDSVSSLQRQIATSLVEATGQAIWVRSEAEIDTGMSISACGPAYVFLLVEAMEEAGITAGLAPETAARLARETVIGASALMSEDQRAASSLREAVTSKGGTTAEALKVLDKADGLRKLMSEAVQAATSRAQALRD is encoded by the coding sequence ATGACAGATAAACACGCCGTATTACTCATAGGTGCCGGTTCAATGGGCGGTGCCATGTTGAAAGGCTGGCTCAAGGCCGGATTACTTGACCCTGAAAAATCAGCGGTCGTTGATCCGAACCTTCCAGAAGATCTTGCGGCGCAGGCAGATGGTTATGGTCTGTCGGTCAATCCTGTCACTGACACATCTTATGATGTATGCGTCATTGCGGTAAAGCCGCAGCTCTTTCCGGTTGTCATCCCGGTGCTTGGCTGGCCCGATATGGCGAAGACGGTGTACATTTCGATAGCTGCCGGTAAGTCCATCGCTGCGACCAGTTTGCACCTTAAAGAAGCGGGTGTTGAAGATGCATCGATCATCAGGGTGATGCCCAATCTGCCTGTTGCGGTCGGCGAGGGGATATCCCTTTTATATGCTGAAGACAGCGTCTCCTCCTTACAGCGGCAGATTGCCACAAGCCTTGTCGAGGCCACGGGGCAGGCAATCTGGGTGCGCAGCGAAGCGGAAATTGATACCGGCATGAGTATTTCCGCCTGCGGTCCGGCTTATGTCTTTTTACTGGTGGAGGCCATGGAAGAGGCAGGCATTACCGCCGGACTGGCGCCGGAAACAGCCGCTCGTCTGGCGCGGGAAACCGTGATCGGGGCAAGCGCGCTCATGTCTGAAGACCAGCGCGCGGCCTCATCCTTGCGCGAAGCAGTGACCTCAAAGGGGGGAACAACAGCGGAAGCGTTGAAGGTTCTCGACAAGGCAGATGGATTGCGAAAACTGATGAGCGAGGCTGTTCAGGCGGCGACCAGCCGTGCGCAGGCCCTCAGGGATTAA
- a CDS encoding GMC family oxidoreductase, producing MQTTFDYIIVGAGSAGCVMASRLSENPRISICLLEAGKNDTDFRIHVPAMLPELLGSTVIDWNYYTEPQENLDRRRLFWPRGKTLGGSSSLNGMCYQRGDLSDYDDWAAAGAEGWSAMDALHYFKKSEDYSGGESQWHGAGGPLGVRKADWVMPATERFIEAGVQAGYRHIDDFHADGREGVGYYDTTIRNGRRCSTATGYLPKDVRSRPNLTILTEALVRKVHFDGKKASSVRTSLSGTMTELTAAKELILCGGAINTPQLLLLSGVGPADHLAEHNIEMVSDLPGVGSNLQDHLDISLMFRTRPGSTFGYTFGSLPGIMKGVGEYMGKKSGLFASNFAEATGFAKSSPDLSKADIQFIFLPALGEDHAKTKIWGKQGLTIHACCLYPKSTGTIRLASTDPKRHPLIDPHYLDAEEDMFVLIEGAKQALEISRQSALADIITGFWAPEEEPGNEADWAKFIRSRAETIYHPVGTAKMGQRTDDMAVTDAQGRVHGLDNLRIVDASLMPIVVGGNTNAPVVMMAEKIVEQMLSA from the coding sequence ATGCAAACAACATTCGACTATATTATCGTAGGTGCCGGGTCTGCTGGTTGCGTCATGGCCAGTCGCCTGTCTGAGAACCCACGCATATCCATCTGTCTGCTCGAGGCCGGCAAGAATGATACAGATTTTCGGATTCATGTGCCGGCCATGCTGCCGGAATTGCTTGGCTCCACCGTTATCGACTGGAACTATTACACTGAGCCGCAGGAAAACCTTGATCGCCGCCGCCTGTTCTGGCCGCGGGGCAAGACACTAGGCGGTTCTTCCAGCCTAAACGGAATGTGTTACCAGCGCGGTGATCTCAGCGACTATGATGATTGGGCGGCAGCTGGGGCAGAGGGCTGGTCAGCGATGGATGCCCTGCATTATTTCAAAAAATCCGAAGACTATTCCGGTGGCGAAAGCCAATGGCATGGCGCTGGTGGGCCCTTGGGTGTGCGCAAGGCCGACTGGGTCATGCCAGCGACCGAGCGCTTTATCGAGGCCGGGGTGCAGGCTGGGTATCGACATATAGATGATTTCCATGCAGATGGCCGGGAAGGTGTTGGGTATTATGATACCACCATACGCAATGGTCGGCGCTGTTCAACGGCAACGGGCTATCTGCCAAAAGACGTGCGTAGCCGACCCAACCTTACCATCCTGACCGAAGCGTTGGTCCGTAAGGTTCACTTTGATGGCAAAAAAGCCAGCTCCGTGCGCACATCTTTGAGTGGCACAATGACGGAACTGACAGCGGCAAAGGAACTGATCTTGTGTGGCGGCGCCATCAACACACCACAATTACTTCTTCTGTCCGGTGTGGGGCCTGCGGATCATCTGGCTGAGCATAATATCGAGATGGTGAGTGACCTGCCAGGGGTCGGCAGTAATCTTCAGGATCATCTTGATATCTCACTAATGTTCAGGACCAGGCCGGGGTCAACCTTTGGCTACACTTTCGGCAGTCTGCCCGGCATCATGAAAGGTGTTGGGGAATATATGGGCAAAAAGTCAGGCCTTTTTGCCTCTAATTTTGCGGAAGCGACAGGCTTTGCCAAATCTTCTCCTGACCTTTCCAAGGCAGATATTCAGTTTATTTTCCTTCCGGCTTTGGGTGAGGATCATGCAAAGACCAAGATCTGGGGTAAGCAGGGGCTGACAATCCACGCCTGCTGTCTCTATCCCAAGTCAACTGGCACCATTCGTCTTGCCTCAACCGACCCCAAGCGCCATCCTTTGATCGATCCACATTATCTTGATGCGGAGGAAGATATGTTCGTGTTGATTGAGGGAGCTAAACAGGCGCTGGAAATCAGCAGGCAGTCAGCGCTGGCGGACATTATTACAGGATTTTGGGCGCCTGAAGAAGAGCCGGGTAATGAAGCTGACTGGGCCAAGTTTATCCGCTCCCGTGCAGAAACCATTTATCATCCCGTAGGCACAGCCAAGATGGGACAGCGCACCGACGATATGGCTGTCACGGATGCGCAAGGTAGAGTGCACGGGCTGGACAATCTGCGCATTGTTGATGCATCGCTAATGCCGATTGTCGTAGGGGGTAACACCAATGCGCCTGTGGTCATGATGGCAGAAAAAATCGTTGAGCAAATGTTGTCAGCCTGA
- a CDS encoding transglycosylase domain-containing protein, whose amino-acid sequence MATRKGMGMVLLLHRLNGLQPSKLTDGWLELARLFRRKVSMRSSFKFGRKSVIAIGACLALVAAPFAVGLPYINALLSAPLPERAPVNNLQSVIFYDTHGDEIGIRGPHRRAVSLTALPDHTIAAFIAIEDRRFFDHQGVDTYGILRALKSNYEAGYIVEGGSTITQQLVKNIYLSAEQTVSRKMQEAVIALQLERRWSKERILEEYLYTVYFGNNAYGIEAAAESYFGKEAAELTVAESALLAGCIKAPGRNAPHIALDAARARGHLVLEAMIETGTLSLLDGQVAHYELELLDVLEPKPEPRGHFLDHAVATLSDFSTRDILHVETTLDPAYQDIAQSVLQYTLDDKTRQSSAVSEAALVAMRPNGEIVAMVGGLDYTASQFNRATQANRQPGSLFKVFVYDAALRQGWKLDDIVADIPFSLEIPGKSELYQPTNYNNAQRGLLTTRQAFAFSSNAAALRVQEWVGRDRVIKAAQRAGVKANLEAYPSLALGVTETTLLNMVAAYASIAKGHMVEPYLHTRDKPRPALIREAPSSDLLHLMYGNVQAGTGHAARINAASFGKTGTTQDHRDAWYIGFTDELIVGVWLGNDDYSPMNKVTGGSLPAVIWKNFMTQAGPVLAAEQNTLRFQKRPLLDIANEEQDKQQPFSNWREEKRKLIGPARISEYGYLSVADQELYLEYIQPVSPYGSYYQVHQEMTDGFANVEVVCELTDGYATCRAGENDLAEMILEKGWARTLYGAPSGYIASENRARENTLGIWSDDYYARYAGYERYDMRGLSWRQQQRLEEQRQAEEERFRRERERDGGYTYGTVTGRTITGATSQRRPLRPENPPVRSGQVVGRLGTVSSY is encoded by the coding sequence ATGGCAACCAGAAAGGGTATGGGCATGGTGCTCCTTCTCCATAGATTGAATGGCTTGCAGCCGTCGAAATTAACTGACGGCTGGCTGGAACTCGCCCGTCTGTTCAGGCGTAAGGTCAGCATGAGGTCTTCTTTCAAATTTGGCCGGAAATCAGTCATTGCGATCGGTGCCTGCCTGGCGCTTGTTGCTGCCCCTTTTGCGGTTGGCCTGCCATACATCAATGCCTTGCTAAGCGCCCCCCTGCCCGAGCGTGCACCTGTCAATAATCTGCAAAGTGTTATTTTCTATGATACGCATGGAGACGAAATAGGTATTCGCGGTCCACACAGGCGGGCGGTATCCCTGACGGCCCTGCCCGACCACACAATCGCAGCCTTCATCGCCATTGAGGACAGACGGTTTTTTGACCATCAGGGCGTTGATACATATGGCATCCTGCGGGCACTGAAATCTAATTACGAGGCAGGGTATATTGTCGAGGGCGGCAGCACGATCACCCAGCAGCTCGTCAAGAATATATATCTTAGTGCAGAACAGACAGTTTCACGCAAGATGCAGGAAGCTGTCATCGCATTGCAACTTGAGCGCCGCTGGAGCAAGGAACGCATTCTCGAAGAGTATTTGTACACAGTCTATTTTGGCAATAATGCGTATGGCATTGAGGCTGCTGCAGAAAGTTATTTTGGTAAAGAGGCTGCGGAACTGACTGTCGCAGAAAGCGCCCTACTCGCTGGTTGCATCAAGGCGCCCGGGCGCAACGCACCACATATAGCTCTCGATGCAGCACGCGCCAGAGGGCACCTCGTGCTTGAGGCGATGATTGAAACAGGTACCTTGTCGCTGCTCGACGGGCAGGTTGCGCATTATGAACTGGAGTTACTTGATGTACTGGAGCCGAAGCCAGAACCGCGTGGCCACTTTCTGGATCACGCTGTTGCGACACTGAGCGATTTCAGTACCCGTGATATCCTTCATGTAGAAACAACGCTCGATCCTGCCTATCAGGATATTGCGCAATCCGTTTTGCAGTACACACTTGATGACAAGACACGTCAGTCTTCTGCAGTATCAGAGGCAGCACTGGTTGCCATGCGACCCAATGGAGAGATCGTGGCCATGGTCGGCGGTCTGGATTATACAGCCAGCCAGTTCAACCGCGCAACGCAGGCCAATCGTCAGCCCGGCTCATTATTCAAGGTGTTTGTCTATGACGCTGCGCTGCGCCAGGGGTGGAAACTGGATGATATTGTCGCGGACATTCCGTTCAGTCTCGAGATCCCCGGAAAATCTGAGCTTTATCAGCCAACAAATTACAATAACGCGCAGCGTGGCCTTCTGACCACCCGGCAGGCTTTTGCTTTTTCAAGCAACGCCGCAGCACTGCGCGTTCAGGAGTGGGTGGGCCGAGACCGGGTCATCAAGGCAGCACAACGTGCCGGCGTTAAGGCTAACCTTGAAGCCTATCCCAGCCTTGCACTTGGTGTGACGGAGACGACGCTGCTGAATATGGTCGCCGCTTATGCGTCTATCGCCAAGGGGCACATGGTTGAGCCTTATCTCCATACGCGGGACAAACCCCGGCCGGCGCTTATACGGGAAGCACCGTCGTCAGATCTCCTGCACCTGATGTATGGCAACGTGCAGGCTGGTACTGGACATGCCGCGCGTATTAATGCGGCATCGTTTGGCAAAACCGGCACAACCCAGGACCATCGCGACGCCTGGTATATCGGCTTTACAGACGAACTCATTGTCGGTGTATGGCTGGGTAATGATGATTACAGCCCCATGAACAAAGTCACCGGTGGTTCTTTGCCCGCGGTCATCTGGAAGAACTTCATGACCCAAGCCGGCCCTGTTCTGGCAGCGGAACAGAATACGTTACGGTTTCAAAAAAGACCGCTACTGGATATCGCCAACGAAGAACAAGATAAGCAGCAACCCTTTTCAAACTGGCGCGAAGAAAAACGGAAACTGATTGGACCCGCCCGCATTTCAGAATATGGCTATTTAAGCGTTGCAGATCAGGAACTTTATCTCGAATATATACAACCAGTTTCTCCTTATGGGTCATATTATCAGGTACATCAGGAGATGACAGACGGCTTCGCAAATGTAGAAGTCGTGTGTGAACTGACAGATGGATATGCAACCTGTCGGGCTGGAGAAAATGATCTCGCAGAAATGATACTGGAAAAGGGCTGGGCACGCACTCTTTACGGTGCGCCCTCCGGGTATATTGCCTCTGAAAACCGCGCGCGTGAAAATACGCTCGGGATATGGTCGGATGATTATTATGCACGCTACGCTGGTTATGAGCGCTACGACATGCGCGGCCTCAGTTGGCGTCAGCAACAGCGCCTTGAAGAACAGCGCCAGGCCGAGGAAGAGCGTTTTCGGCGTGAGCGCGAGCGTGACGGTGGCTATACTTATGGCACCGTCACAGGCAGGACAATCACTGGTGCAACAAGTCAACGGCGACCTCTAAGGCCAGAAAATCCGCCTGTAAGATCTGGTCAGGTCGTTGGCCGCCTGGGAACCGTTTCCAGTTACTAA
- a CDS encoding NAD kinase encodes MKIAFSASQKPDAQTAMDALVAKYGNTAPQDADVLAPIGGDGFMLETLKTHMDLCKPVYGINRGTIGFLMNGLEPDNLLERINAAERAIIHPLEMRSTSTSGKQDTAMAINEVSLLREIHQTAHLSIYVNDKLRMEELICDGIMLATPAGSTAYNLSAHGPILPVGSQLLALTPISAFRPRRWRGALLPHDATVKIEAHQPEFRPVSAVADNYEVRRIRMVEIYERQDKEMTLLYDPEHSLEERIIREQFAY; translated from the coding sequence ATGAAGATAGCGTTTTCGGCCAGCCAGAAGCCTGATGCCCAGACTGCCATGGACGCCCTGGTTGCAAAATATGGCAATACCGCGCCACAGGACGCTGATGTCCTGGCGCCCATCGGTGGTGATGGCTTTATGCTTGAGACACTGAAAACGCATATGGACCTTTGCAAACCTGTCTACGGCATCAACCGGGGCACGATCGGCTTCCTCATGAATGGTTTGGAACCGGACAACCTGCTGGAGCGGATCAATGCTGCCGAGCGCGCTATCATCCATCCGCTGGAGATGCGTTCCACCTCGACGAGTGGCAAGCAGGACACAGCCATGGCGATCAATGAAGTGTCGCTCCTGCGTGAGATTCATCAGACGGCGCATCTGTCGATCTATGTGAATGACAAACTGCGCATGGAAGAACTGATCTGCGACGGGATCATGCTCGCAACACCCGCCGGGTCAACAGCCTATAATCTCTCGGCGCATGGGCCAATTCTGCCCGTCGGATCGCAATTACTTGCCCTGACTCCCATCAGCGCCTTTCGCCCGCGACGCTGGCGCGGGGCGCTTTTGCCCCATGACGCAACTGTGAAGATTGAGGCACACCAGCCAGAATTTCGCCCCGTTTCTGCTGTAGCTGACAATTATGAAGTTCGGCGTATCCGGATGGTGGAAATTTATGAACGTCAGGACAAGGAAATGACACTTCTTTATGACCCTGAACATTCCCTGGAGGAGCGTATCATCCGCGAACAGTTTGCTTATTAG
- a CDS encoding class II aldolase/adducin family protein, which translates to MNVQDSSKVDQAALAGVVAGFDIPDPTKIERLEGKVSDAEWRLRLDLAALYRLTALYGWTDLVFTHISVRLPDEDGSPRFLINPYGVMFDEMTASSLIKIDMDGNIKQDTSYFVNPAGFTIHSAVHMHRHDARCVMHVHTPYGVAVSVQKEGLRKYTQFAMVVHDDVAYHDYEGIALDLDERERLVRDLGDKNFIILRNHGTLTTGPNCAIAFLRMYFLEQACKAQIFAQSVGSPDGLIEETDDMSARVLQQGAAGFAEGLGDNLVWPGLIRRLNRMNPGYNH; encoded by the coding sequence ATGAACGTACAGGATTCCAGCAAGGTTGATCAGGCCGCTCTCGCCGGTGTGGTTGCAGGCTTCGATATCCCTGATCCGACTAAGATCGAGCGCCTGGAGGGTAAGGTCAGTGATGCGGAATGGCGACTGCGCCTTGATCTGGCGGCCCTGTATCGCTTGACCGCGCTTTATGGCTGGACGGATCTGGTCTTTACACACATTTCAGTGCGCCTGCCGGATGAAGACGGTTCACCGCGTTTCCTGATTAACCCCTATGGTGTCATGTTTGATGAAATGACGGCCTCGAGCCTCATCAAGATTGATATGGACGGTAACATCAAGCAGGACACGTCCTACTTTGTGAACCCGGCAGGATTTACCATTCACAGCGCCGTTCACATGCACAGACATGATGCCCGCTGCGTCATGCATGTGCACACCCCATACGGGGTTGCTGTGTCCGTGCAGAAGGAAGGCCTGCGCAAATATACGCAGTTTGCCATGGTCGTGCATGATGATGTGGCGTATCATGATTATGAAGGCATCGCCCTGGATCTGGACGAGCGTGAGCGTTTGGTACGTGACCTTGGCGACAAGAACTTCATCATCCTGCGCAATCACGGCACCCTGACGACAGGGCCAAATTGCGCCATCGCTTTCCTGCGTATGTATTTTCTGGAGCAGGCCTGCAAGGCCCAGATATTTGCGCAGTCTGTGGGCAGTCCGGATGGATTGATTGAAGAGACTGACGATATGTCCGCGCGCGTTCTGCAACAGGGGGCTGCTGGCTTTGCGGAAGGATTGGGCGATAATCTGGTCTGGCCTGGTCTGATCCGTCGCCTGAACAGAATGAACCCGGGATACAATCACTAA
- a CDS encoding VOC family protein: MPGQNIGHILWTDLTVPDADNVRAFYEAVIGWSSQPVEMAGRTDFSMVAPGDTPGKPAEHANVVAGICNKVGELADFPSQWLLYFGVADLGESLAACDRLGGKRLTKVITMGASNFCVIEDPAGAVCGLFESNPQDGN, from the coding sequence ATGCCGGGACAGAATATCGGCCATATTTTATGGACAGACCTGACAGTGCCGGATGCTGACAATGTTCGGGCCTTTTACGAAGCCGTTATCGGATGGTCCTCACAGCCGGTCGAGATGGCGGGTCGCACAGATTTTTCCATGGTTGCGCCGGGCGATACGCCCGGCAAGCCAGCCGAGCACGCAAATGTCGTAGCGGGCATCTGCAACAAGGTCGGTGAACTTGCTGACTTTCCGTCGCAATGGCTTTTATATTTCGGTGTGGCAGATCTGGGTGAGAGCCTTGCCGCCTGTGACAGGCTGGGGGGCAAGCGGCTGACAAAAGTCATCACGATGGGTGCCAGCAACTTCTGCGTTATTGAAGACCCCGCAGGTGCCGTATGTGGATTGTTCGAGAGTAACCCGCAAGACGGTAACTGA
- a CDS encoding cytochrome c family protein, with product MKLHHILPVCLLALSACSQGTAPPEGKTAPAGPASTDERLSTPASAENGQKLFLACAVCHDVKEGVGHRVGPNLFGIYEAPAARFDDFAYSQALLNSDLTWDEATLDAYLERPIAVVPRGRMAYAGEPNAANRRDVIAYLKTLK from the coding sequence ATGAAACTACACCATATCCTGCCTGTTTGCCTCCTCGCGCTTTCAGCGTGCAGCCAGGGCACAGCGCCACCGGAGGGGAAAACGGCGCCCGCCGGCCCCGCCTCCACAGACGAGAGACTGTCCACACCCGCCAGTGCTGAAAACGGCCAGAAGCTGTTTCTGGCCTGCGCCGTCTGCCATGATGTCAAAGAAGGGGTTGGGCACCGCGTAGGGCCTAATCTCTTTGGCATTTATGAGGCGCCAGCCGCGCGCTTTGATGATTTCGCCTATTCGCAAGCCTTGCTCAATTCCGACCTGACATGGGATGAGGCAACGCTTGATGCCTATCTTGAACGCCCAATCGCCGTCGTGCCACGCGGGCGCATGGCCTATGCCGGCGAGCCCAATGCCGCCAACCGGCGGGACGTGATCGCTTATCTGAAGACGCTGAAATAG